ttatttaatatttaccatcATTACTATCATCATCAACAACGTTGCAACGGCTAAATCTTATTACACATACGTTTTGCGTTTCCAAGTATCTTTGTTAACGTATATTTTCTGTCGTTCAACACGGTAGTCGATAcagtattgttaatttttggaGGTACTCGTTTAGTCAAGTCCGTGGTTGCCACTCGTCAGTCGTTCCGATACCGaacgaaaaacaattacaaGTTGATATTCCATTGTCAATAGCCAAAATGTCGTCTAGACCAAAAGAAGAAGAAGTCCGAATTCCGGACGTGATTTACGACAACAAGACCAACAAGAAATATCAAAAAGGCAATTTTCTCGGAAAGGTAActtgaattttaaactatgGGTTTTGGCGTTTAAGTCTGCGTATGCACACGatgttttttaaagaattttattaGGGCAGGGGGttgacatttttgttttatttacgagcgttctaaaaattttatgtcatttagaaaaaaaaaacgtttttttatgtacctacttattgaaatttataacgaAAATTTTTCGGTTATAACACTTGAATATGTACTTCAAACGCGCGTACCTGTTGATTTTTTAGAAAGTCACCCTTTATCTTgcatttcatattaattagtCACCGCATCCTTCtgaaagaaaacaatttaaattctaatgtaCTTGTTATATGATTCTctcattaagttttattacaaaccaaaaaatgaatgaaaacaattattggtAGGTAGtgctatattttgaaattttaaaatgatagctTTACGGATGaaataagtttttcattttttaagtgggtatctaaaaaataacaaatatcattaaatttcaattaaatctaaatgtcaggttaaaataagtatcattaatttatgtgAATATTTGCATTGTTTTTGACtatttatgtgtaaataaaacCAGATAAATATTTGGAGaaccttaaaatatttgaatatagatttaatatgggttcaaataaactatttatattacttataacatccaacaattagtaattaagtatatatttatagtatactttAGAtactcttatattataaattaaagctTAAGTATATGAATctcactatttaaattttattttaatcttaacttacctacataattgatttttaccttataatttttcgatatttttattttgacatactaattacatcaaatttaaaataaacgatcAGCCatccatatatttaaaattattataataaaaatatttttgatacttattaattgttaaatcatacatatttacaaGGTTTCAAATTAagtgcaataaaatatttttcataagaaCAGTTCACAAgactagttattttttttaatcttaaatatttatattttgctgGCTTAATACTGGAgctattttatgtacaatacatataCCAAGGCCTTGATTTACTAAATCATCATTCAAATGTGACTTATAGGATTTCAATCATCTACCTctattacctaattaatatcACTTATgcacaacatatttttaaaattattttgcgtttaatttttggattataggttattgaaattttaaataaattgttgttctttgtttataatataattgttgaagtataatattgctatacatttttaataacaattgtgAACTTGAAAATCTATAGTGCAGGCAACCATAATATTCTTGACCAGTTTACTGGTCTGGAGCAGTTGGTACATCTATGTgcggtaaatattattatttataactacatatatttttacagggAGGTTTTGcaaaatgttatgaaattgTTGATTTGAAAACCAAGGAAATCTTTGCTGGGAAAattgtttctaaaaaatatttattgaaacacAATCAAAAAGATAAAATGACACAAGAAATACATATTCACAAGATGttgaaacatacaaatattgttacttTTCATAGTTTCTTTGAGGATAATGActttgtttatattgttttggaaCTTTGCCGAAAAAGATCCATGATGGAGCTGCATaagttagtattttaataataagctgaatttttataaatattataaatatacacctacatactctaattttaaataaataatgtcaatagacatttatttttattcaaatgactaaattaatattacgataatattattcaaataatattttatcaggtTAGATAACCTATTgtcttgtatttattaattataatttaaagtagaaCCTTATTAATTCAGATTAATTGGGTGGGTCACTAGGTTGTTCATTTTAATGAAAGTCTGGATCAAACAAAATAACCAAACAATGTGTATTAAAGATTTaagaatatgtattataatgtacaagaTACATACACAGTATTAGGtgaataaaagaaaatgtgAATGCCAATATTTAACTGTGATAACTTAGAAATAATTTGTAGAATTTGTTTTAACttgtactttaaaatgttcgtctcacaaatttacaataataacaaatttgtccagttttttatgttttttttagttttcacattttttaaagatttaaaattttagtattaaacaataagaattagtttattcaaaaatatactattttatagtagaaatgtattatttagtgtTGATTCTTAGataaatgtgttattaataattaatataaatacaattgattCAAGTTATAGTAATAAGCAATTTGTACatgtaacaatataacatcatacagatgttcaattataaatttaacttaagtattttatttttataactagcattttgctttaaaatgaaagttactataataaaataaaattcatattttcatcaaatataaaatttgtatttcaacaaaaaaacaattatatttttaaaaaaaaactttaaatttcatGTCTAATAATatccttataataaattaaaaaataatgatccgattttatttcaacatttaataCCCCttctaatacaatatttcatgataatgattaataagtaaagttaatttatctatgcaattttctgatttaGGTCAAATATGCTAAGGAGTTATTGTCATGCAATCTGTAAAGCCTAGTGTGTCATTCAGTATCAGGTTTCTGAGTTTAAcacaatattgatttttactaGAATTTTGTTGACAAAGTTGTTTTGAATTggaactttataaataattatattaaaatatagaaccCCGCTATATTTtacctttaataattatttataggtacctcccgtattgtaatattctaatttgatcgccttttttttacaatttttattgacacttgtgtttaatattttttaaaaattttaacagaattattcatttagtttagtttgtttataacaatatctaattaataatttattttaatttaataaaaatctgttAGTTGgctaataaacaaaacataataatgtaaatattctaACTAAATGTAGTTATTGCTGAAATTGCAGATATATTGTTCAATaacattctattttttataagtattttgaatattaaaaaccacATTTTTCCCTACCTTGACCAACCAcggctatatttttaattggatatttaaataaaaaaattttaataataaaaataataatgattgaatTAGGTAAACTCTGTAAGGtagattattgaatttattatacttactattatttattattcattctattaatttttgttttgctttAGGAGAAGAAAAACTCTTACTGAACCGGAAACACGTTACTATGTATTTCAAATTCTTGAAGggacattatatttacataatcagGGCATTATTCACCGTGATCTGAAATtaggaaatttatttttaaatgatgaaaTGGAAGTGAAAATAGGAGATTTGGGTTTAGCCGCTAGAATTGAATATGACGGACAGCGTAAAAAGTAATAGTTGttttcatattgtattaatctgattaaattaaataaaacctaacTATTTTTAGAACACTATGTGGTACTCCAAATTATATTGCTCCAGAGATTCTTAGCAAGACTGGTCATAGTTTTGAAGTTGATGTTTGGTCCATAGGTTGTATAATGTAAGTTttctaagaaaaattattagtgttcttaattatcttttattcatattgtattatatttaaggtacaCACTATTAGTTGGCAAACCACCATTTGAAACAAACTCTCTGAAAGAAACATATGCCAGAATTGCACGATGTGATTATAGCTTACCACCCCATTTAAATAAGAATGCCAGttcattgataaataaaatgcttCAATATGATCCTAAAAAACGTCCTTGTGTTTCTGATATAATGAAAGCTGATTTCTTTACTACTGGTTATATGCCTAAAAAATTACCTGCATCATGTCTTACAATGGCTCCTCGTTTTGATTCTATCAATTACAGAGAATCAATTTCGAATCGCAGACCACTCaatggtaattatttaattggttaAACTCAACATTATAAAGTTTTCTGACgtgattttttcaaaaaaacttattttagaaCTCAACAGCCCCAAAGCTGCTATCATTAAAGTTGCTTCTAAACCTCAAGATCCAGTTAATAAATTGCcaatgtttaatattccaaataAACCAACTACTGGAAATGGAGTTTCATCCAATGATTGTAAAGAATATATGATGTCCCTTGAGAGAGAATTgggaaatttattaaaatgtaaaccaACTATGAAAGGATTAAAGAATATGGGTATGAatctgacaataatattaaactctaTTGGCAGTGtacttaacatattttgtaaattctaGAGGAAAACACTGATCCAGCCGCTCAACCTCTGATTTGGGTTAGTAAATGGGTGGACTATTCTGATAAATATGGATTTGGATATGAATTGTCTGATGATTGTGTTGGTGTTATGTTCAATGATTTTACCAGAATAGTACTTTTAGCCAATCTAAAGTAaggtttatttatgtttaaattttaaattaggattttaataattattgcctatttttttttttttttttagagatgTCCATTACATAGAAAGAAATGGATCAGAACAATACCATACAACTGAACATACCCCACCagcattagaaaaaaaaatgaagttatTAATGTACTTCAGGCGTTATATGAATGATCATCTTATTAAAGCAGGCGCTGATATATTAGCAAAAGACGCTGACCAATTGAGTCGTACCCCATATATGTACCAGTGGTATAGATCTACTTCATCAGTTATTATGCAGCTTACTAACGGCACTTTACAAGTATGtaacatacttattatattgtagttttatactgatatatattatgtaattctatatattggttttttttcccATTTTTTTAGATCAACTTCACAGATCATACAAAAGTAATATTGTGTCCGTTAATGAATGCTGTAAcctttattgaaaataatgttttccgCACATACCGTTTTAATACAATTGCTGAACATGGTTGTAGCCCTGAATTAGGAAAATGCTTGGAATATGCTCACAAAAAAATTGGatcaatattaaaagataGCCAAGTACATTAATACTTGATAATTGACgagtatatttgatttatagttatgataattaatgaaaaaccaGTATGTTAAAAGAGCTATATTTAAGATTGTAAatagttactattatttttttttatttttcaatattaatattaaactttaaattaaaatagtttcatttattattatttttattatttctatttgtgatttttgttatttaaaaaactattatttcattaaaatataggaACTTAAGATCTAAACATTTAGTTACATTTAAAGCACatccaattttgtttttccttGGTTGCATTAAAACAACAATGTT
This sequence is a window from Rhopalosiphum maidis isolate BTI-1 chromosome 1, ASM367621v3, whole genome shotgun sequence. Protein-coding genes within it:
- the LOC113556878 gene encoding serine/threonine-protein kinase polo-like, whose amino-acid sequence is MSSRPKEEEVRIPDVIYDNKTNKKYQKGNFLGKGGFAKCYEIVDLKTKEIFAGKIVSKKYLLKHNQKDKMTQEIHIHKMLKHTNIVTFHSFFEDNDFVYIVLELCRKRSMMELHKRRKTLTEPETRYYVFQILEGTLYLHNQGIIHRDLKLGNLFLNDEMEVKIGDLGLAARIEYDGQRKKTLCGTPNYIAPEILSKTGHSFEVDVWSIGCIMYTLLVGKPPFETNSLKETYARIARCDYSLPPHLNKNASSLINKMLQYDPKKRPCVSDIMKADFFTTGYMPKKLPASCLTMAPRFDSINYRESISNRRPLNELNSPKAAIIKVASKPQDPVNKLPMFNIPNKPTTGNGVSSNDCKEYMMSLERELGNLLKCKPTMKGLKNMEENTDPAAQPLIWVSKWVDYSDKYGFGYELSDDCVGVMFNDFTRIVLLANLKDVHYIERNGSEQYHTTEHTPPALEKKMKLLMYFRRYMNDHLIKAGADILAKDADQLSRTPYMYQWYRSTSSVIMQLTNGTLQINFTDHTKVILCPLMNAVTFIENNVFRTYRFNTIAEHGCSPELGKCLEYAHKKIGSILKDSQVH